The following are encoded together in the Brassica napus cultivar Da-Ae chromosome A9, Da-Ae, whole genome shotgun sequence genome:
- the LOC106370445 gene encoding cell wall / vacuolar inhibitor of fructosidase 2, producing the protein MASSPIFLLLLTLSSTLLSVASNTTTIESTCKTTNYYDLCVSALKSDPRSPTADTKGLAAIMASVGMTNATATASYIAKNLTATANNTVLKKVLKDCSDKYTLAADSLRLTIQDLDDEAYDYAYMHVLAAQDYPNVCRNIFRRAKGLVYPAEISRCEVSLRSICGVVSGILDRLAE; encoded by the coding sequence ATGGCTAGTTCTCCTATCTTTCTCCTCCTCCTTACCCTATCATCAACCCTACTCTCAGTCGCATCCAACACAACCACCATCGAATCAACTTGCAAAACCACAAACTACTACGACCTCTGCGTCTCAGCTCTCAAGTCCGACCCAAGAAGCCCCACAGCCGACACAAAAGGTCTCGCCGCCATTATGGCTAGCGTTGGTATGACAAACGCCACAGCCACAGCCAGTTATATCGCTAAAAATCTGACTGCTACTGCAAACAACACCGTCCTCAAGAAGGTCTTAAAAGATTGCTCCGACAAGTATACTCTCGCAGCTGATTCTCTCCGGCTAACGATTCAAGATCTTGATGATGAAGCTTATGACTATGCTTACATGCATGTGTTGGCGGCTCAGGATTATCCCAATGTTTGCCGGAATATTTTCCGGCGAGCTAAGGGTTTGGTTTATCCGGCGGAGATTAGCCGGTGTGAAGTGAGTTTGAGAAGTATATGTGGTGTTGTCTCCGGGATTCTTGATCGGCTGGCTGAATGA
- the LOC106371735 gene encoding probable pectinesterase/pectinesterase inhibitor 64, with the protein MDSPKLPHSLSTSSSTPLASSAVKPHRKNLPPRAYILIIIAVSAILLLLLTLILYANVSKSSHNRHNTPQQPPPPPTAQIRLACNATRFPDHCFSSLSKPGLVPQDPKPVQIIHSAISVSYESLKSGQSQIKSILDSSAGDKNRTNIATICLEILSYSQHRTESSDVAVTSGGIKDARAWMSAALAYQYDCWSGLKTVNDTKQVVDTITFLDDLVKLTGTALSMMVSFDNFGDDVVSWIHPATERDGFWEKTGPSSGPVKEAGLSFPSGLKEDVTVCKDGGKGCGYKTVQEAVDAAPGSNGDVKFVIGIREGVYEETVRVPFEKKNVVFIGDGMGKTVITGSLNVGQPGMTTYNSATVGVLGDGFMARDLTIENTAGAEAHQAVAFRSDSDFSILENCELLGNQDTLYAHSLRQFYKQCRIQGNVDFIFGNSAAVFQDCNILIASKHSKLGGGGANNVITAHGRIDAAQSTGFVFLNCSVNGTEEYMKEFQANPKGHRNYLGRPWKEFSRTVFVNCDLESLVSPDGWMPWSGDFALKTLYYGEYKNTGTGSVRSKRVPWSSEIPEKHVDVYSVANFIQADEWPSMSA; encoded by the exons ATGGATTCTCCAAAACTCCCGCACTCtctctccacctcctcctcaaCTCCATTAGCTTCCTCCGCCGTTAAACCTCACCGGAAAAACCTCCCTCCCCGTGCTtacatcctcatcatcatcgcCGTATCCGCCATTCTACTCCTCCTCTTAACCCTCATTCTCTACGCCAACGTCTCCAAATCCTCCCACAACCGTCACAACACACCACAACAACCTCCCCCTCCTCCAACCGCTCAGATCCGCCTCGCATGTAACGCCACGCGTTTCCCAGACCACTGCTTCTCCTCCCTCTCTAAACCGGGTCTTGTCCCGCAAGATCCTAAACCGGTTCAGATCATCCACTCCGCGATCTCAGTCTCCTACGAGAGCCTCAAGTCCGGTCAGTCTCAGATCAAATCTATCCTAGACTCCTCCGCAGGGGATAAAAACCGCACGAACATCGCCACCATATGCTTAGAGATACTCTCTTACTCTCAGCACCGCACGGAGTCGTCAGACGTCGCGGTCACGAGCGGGGGAATCAAAGACGCACGTGCGTGGATGAGCGCAGCTCTCGCTTACCAGTACGACTGCTGGTCAGGTCTCAAAACCGTCAACGACACGAAGCAAGTCGTCGACACCATCACGTTCCTCGACGATCTCGTGAAACTCACGGGCACCGCTTTGAGCATGATGGTGTCCTTCGATAACTTCGGAGACGACGTCGTTTCGTGGATCCACCCAGCGACGGAACGAGACGGGTTTTGGGAGAAAACTGGACCGAGTTCCGGTCCGGTTAAGGAGGCTGGTTTGAGTTTTCCGTCCGGTTTAAAGGAAGACGTTACGGTGTGTAAAGACGGAGGGAAAGGGTGTGGCTATAAGACGGTGCAGGAAGCCGTTGACGCAGCGCCGGGAAGTAACGGAGACGTTAAGTTTGTGATAGGGATTAGAGAAGGCGTGTATGAGGAAACCGTTAGGGTTCCGTTTGAGAAAAAGAACGTCGTGTTCATCGGAGACGGGATGGGCAAAACGGTCATTACAGGGTCTTTGAATGTAGGGCAACCAGGGATGACAACGTACAACTCCGCAACTGTCG GAGTTCTTGGCGATGGATTCATGGCACGTGATTTAACCATAGAGAACACGGCAGGAGCAGAGGCGCACCAAGCGGTAGCGTTTAGGTCAGACAGCGATTTCTCAATACTCGAAAACTGCGAGTTACTTGGGAACCAAGACACTCTTTACGCACACTCTCTACGCCAATTCTACAAACAATGTCGAATCCAAGGCAACGTAGACTTCATATTCGGCAACTCAGCTGCCGTGTTCCAAGATTGCAACATCCTAATCGCTTCAAAACATTCCAAACTAGGAGGAGGGGGAGCAAATAACGTCATCACGGCACACGGGAGGATCGACGCGGCGCAGTCCACAGGGTTCGTGTTCTTGAACTGTTCGGTTAACGGAACCGAGGAGTACATGAAGGAGTTTCAAGCTAACCCTAAGGGGCATAGGAACTACTTGGGGAGGCCGTGGAAGGAGTTTTCGAGGACGGTTTTTGTGAACTGTGATCTTGAGTCTTTGGTTAGTCCTGATGGATGGATGCCTTGGAGTGGTGATTTCGCGCTGAAGACTTTGTATTACGGTGAGTATAAGAACACAGGGACAGGATCGGTTAGGTCGAAGAGGGTTCCATGGAGTAGTGAGATACCTGAGAAGCATGTTGATGTTTACTCTGTAGCAAATTTTATTCAGGCTGATGAATGGCCTTCGATGTCTGCTTAA
- the LOC106371736 gene encoding 50S ribosomal protein L17: MTKLRKLGRHTGHRMSMLRTLVSQLVKHERIETTVTKAKEVRRLADNMVQLGKEGSLDAARRAAGFVRGDDVIHKIFTEFAYRYKDRAGGYTRMLRTRIRVGDAAPMAYIEFIDRENELRQSNPPTPQPPQRVPLDPWARSRLMRQYAPPKEEKNSDSDL, from the exons ATGACGAAGCTCAGGAAGCTCGGCCGGCACACGGGTCACCGTATGTCCATGCTCAG GACGCTGGTATCTCAATTGGTGAAACACGAGCGAATCGAGACCACTGTTACTAAG GCTAAAGAGGTTCGTCGTCTTGCTGATAACATGGTTCAACTCGGCAAAGAG GGCTCACTGGATGCAGCTAGGCGAGCTGCTGGGTTTGTTAGAGGAGACGATGTGATTCACAAGATCTTCACGGAGTTTGCTTATCGATACAA AGATAGAGCTGGTGGATACACGAGAATGCTTCGCACTCGCATACGAGTTGGCGATGCTGCACCAATGGCCTATATCGA GTTTATCGATAGAGAGAACGAGCTAAGACAATCGAACCCACCAACACCTCAACCGCCACAACGGGTGCCGCTTGACCCATGGGCTAGATCCCGTCTCATGAGGCAGTACGCGCCACCAAAGGAGGAGAAAAATTCTGATTCCGATCTTTAA
- the LOC106371732 gene encoding 50S ribosomal protein L15: protein MIRRRISSIISTSLLNSSIHHASKPRFVTSSPLLQCRRSPILTQTPTFARSFQGIRAYSLLSLNDLRDNVPRKLKTRKGRGIGSGKGKTAGRGHKGQKARGTMKFGFEGGQTPLRRRLPKRGFKNKFKLHFQPVGLGKIAKLINAGEIDSHELITMKTLKDVGAIGKQIEDGVRLMGRGADEIKWPLHFEVSRVTVRAKEVVEAAGGSVRRVYYNKLGLRALLKPEWFEKKGRLLPKAARPPPKQQDRVDSIGRLPAPKKPIPFFSAEENKVESPVES from the exons ATGATTCGAAGAAGAATCTCTTCGATCATTTCAACATCACTCCTCAATTCATCGATTCACCACGCCTCCAAACCCAGATTCGTCACCTCTTCGCCGCTTCTCCAATGCCGTCGATCTCCGATCCTTACTCAGACTCCTACCTTTGCAAGGTCGTTTCAGGGGATCAGGGCGTACAGTTTACTGAGCTTGAACGATCTGAGAGACAATGTGCCGAGGAAGCTGAAGACGAGGAAAGGAAGAGGTATTGGGTCGGGTAAAGGTAAAACTGCGGGAAGAGGTCACAAGGGGCAGAAGGCGAGAGGGACGATGAAGTTTGGTTTCGAAGGTGGGCAGACTCCTTTACGACGTCGTTTACCCAAACGTGGCTTCAAGAACAAGTTTAAGCTTCATTTTCAG CCTGTTGGTCTTGGGAAGATCGCTAAACTCATAAACGCTGGGGAGATTGATTCACATGAGTTGATCACAATGAAGACGCTCAAG GATGTGGGAGCCATAGGGAAGCAAATAGAAGACGGAGTAAGACTAATGGGTCGTGGTGCTGATGAGATCAAATGGCCACTTCATTTTGAG GTTTCGAGAGTGACTGTTAGGGCCAAAGAAGTGGTGGAAGCAGCAGGAGGATCAGTGAGGAGGGTGTATTACAACAAATTGGGCTTGAGGGCATTGCTTAAACCGGAATGGTTTGAGAAGAAAGGAAGGCTATTGCCAAAAGCGGCGAGACCACCTCCTAAACAACAAGATAGGGTCGATAGCATCGGACGTCTTCCCGCTCCGAAGAAACCCATCCCGTTTTTTTCAGCTGAGGAAAACAAAGTTGAGTCTCCTGTTGAATCATGA
- the LOC106371734 gene encoding protein BOLA2-like, producing MGVTKEQVEASLTSKLNPVHLEVIDTSGGCGASFAVEIVSEEFEGKRLLERHRMVNAALEEEMKEIHALSIKKAHTPQQWNPTPQDSPTTTTTPTTDA from the exons ATGGGTGTGACCAAGGAGCAAGTCGAAGCTTCTTTGACTTCCAAACTCAATCCTGTTCATCTG GAAGTCATTGACACATCTGGAGG CTGCGGCGCGAGTTTTGCTGTTGAGATAGTCTCGGAAGAGTTTGAAGGGAAGAGATTGCTAGAGAGGCACCGCATGGTGAACGCTGCtcttgaagaagagatgaaagAGATCCATGCTCTCTCTATAAAGAAAGCTCACACTCCACAGCAATGGAATCCAACTCCACAAGACtctccaacaacaacaacaactccaACCACAGATGCTTGa
- the LOC106416429 gene encoding periaxin-like produces MGNCATKPKVLKDSEEDMVPVERDMAAPSDHNKATAEKSQNNAPNEAVDAAATARRSEKGKEILVEDDVKKEHGKSQSLSPLFHEDKVIGKEVTDITPTKPESNDKTGASSEVTKLDDASPLMATNVKAPESFDVQTRNDLEVKIPKDSQVKTPETPKAKEAEEQEVHFSENWEVKFPEELETNTASGVVKVKEESKPPQVSKVSAPELSDVKVTKESVVPKVLEDKNVQEVSEVPTLPELSNTKVTKESDVPKVFEDKNVPENSEVHAPPELSDIKVTKESNFPEVLEDKNVLKTDEVKAAELELLKVSEVKSSEDLEIKVPKVFEVKNPGTSNVKVETKVKTDQEAYQVNTGEDTEVPEFLDAQEKIDKAEAQILEDIKVTEDREIMMSENEEEKGLSIEKKVKESTLSDLDSK; encoded by the exons ATGGGAAACTGTGCCACCAAGCCAAAGGTTCTCAAAGATTCCGAGGAGGATATGGTTCCGGTTGAGAGAGATATGGCGGCTCCGAGTGATCATAACAAGGCTACGGCGGAAAAGAGCCAGAACAATGCTCCTAACGAGGCGGTTGATGCAGCTGCTACGGCACGACGGAGCGAGAAAGGAAAAGAGATTCTGGTTGAAGATGATGTGAAGAAGGAACATGGCAAAAGCCAATCTCTCAGTCCCTTATTTCATGAG GACAAAGTAATAGGAAAAGAGGTAACCGATATTACTCCCACAAAACCTGAGTCCAATGACAAAACTGGTGCTTCTTCAGAGGTTACAAAGCTTGATGATGCTTCTCCTTTGATGGCTACTAATGTAAAAGCTCCAGAATCCTTTGACGTTCAAACTCGAAATGATCTTGAAGTCAAGATTCCAAAAGATTCCCAGGTTAAGACTCCTGAAACGCCTAAAGCTAAGGAGGCTGAAGAACAAGAAGTTCATTTTTCAGAGAATTGGGAGGTTAAGTTTCCAGAGGAATTGGAAACTAACACAGCATCAGGAGTTGTTAAGGTTAAAGAAGAGTCAAAACCTCCACAAGTTTCTAAGGTTTCTGCTCCTGAATTATCTGACGTGAAGGTTACGAAAGAGTCAGTTGTTCCTAAGGTATTGGAAGATAAGAATGTTCAAGAAGTTTCTGAGGTTCCTACTCTTCCTGAATTGTCCAACACTAAGGTTACCAAAGAATCTGATGTCCCTAAGGTCTTTGAGGATAAGAATGTTCCAGAAAATTCTGAGGTTCATGCTCCTCCTGAATTGTCTGACATTAAGGTTACAAAAGAGTCAAATTTTCCTGAGGTCTTGGAAGATAAGAATGTTCTGAAGACTGATGAAGTTAAAGCTGCAGAGTTAGAACTTCTGAAGGTTTCAGAGGTTAAATCTTCAGAGGATTTAGAGATTAAAGTtccaaaagtttttgaagtcaAAAATCCTGGAACATCTAATGTTAAGGTTGAAACAAAGGTTAAGACTGATCAAGAAGCATATCAAGTTAATACTGGAGAAGATACAGAGGTTCCAGAGTTTCTAGATGCTCAAGAGAAGATTGATAAAGCTGAAGCTCAGATTCTTGAGGACATTAAAGTGACAGAAGATAGAGAGATTATGATGtctgaaaatgaagaagaaaaaggttTGTCTATTGAGAAGAAAGTCAAAGAGTCTACACTATCTGATTTAGATAGCAAATGA